In Arthrobacter sp. CDRTa11, one DNA window encodes the following:
- a CDS encoding flavin-containing monooxygenase, whose amino-acid sequence MPETANGIAEGWLAQFDEALRSRNTEAALELFEDESYWRDFVSFTWNLKTLEGKNQIRNMLEATLEDIQPNNWILAEDATGDAANSEAWVKFETSQARGYAHLRLRNGKCWTLLTTMQELKGFEEKKGPNREKGVAHHISKGRKSWLELKEEQEARLGYEDQPYTVIIGGGQGGIGLGARLRRLGVPTIIIEKNEKPGDSWRNRYKSLHLHDPVWYDHLPYLKFPDDWPVFAAKDKIGDWLEHYTRIMELNYWSNTECTNVRYDEDAQEWIVQVIRDGKLITLRPKQLVFALGVSGYPNVPTFDGAESFLGEQYHSSKHPGGGDWTGKKAVVIGSNNSAHDICADLWEHGADVTMIQRSSTHIARSESLMDLALGDLYSEKALANGVTTEKADLLFASLPYRILPEAQIPVYQEMAKRDADFYSQLEAAGFELDFGVDGSGLFLKYLRRGSGYYIDVGASQLIIDGRVKLANGQVRKITGNAVVMDNGTELEADVIIYATGYGSMNGWLADLVSPEVADRVGKCWGYGSETPKDPGPWEGELRNMWKPTNVPNLWIHGGNLHQSRHYSNYLALQLKARLEGLPTPVFELQASHHTR is encoded by the coding sequence ATGCCTGAGACCGCAAACGGCATAGCCGAGGGGTGGCTGGCGCAGTTCGACGAGGCGCTGCGCAGCCGCAACACCGAGGCAGCATTGGAATTGTTCGAGGACGAGTCGTATTGGCGCGACTTTGTATCCTTCACCTGGAATCTCAAGACGCTCGAGGGCAAGAACCAGATCAGGAACATGCTGGAGGCCACTCTCGAGGATATCCAGCCAAACAACTGGATTCTGGCCGAAGACGCCACCGGCGACGCCGCTAACAGCGAAGCATGGGTCAAATTCGAGACCTCACAAGCCCGCGGATACGCACACTTGCGGCTACGCAACGGCAAATGCTGGACCCTGCTCACCACCATGCAGGAACTGAAGGGCTTCGAAGAGAAGAAGGGGCCTAACCGCGAAAAGGGCGTGGCCCACCACATCAGCAAGGGCCGCAAGTCGTGGCTGGAACTCAAGGAAGAACAAGAAGCCAGGCTCGGCTACGAGGACCAGCCATATACGGTGATTATCGGCGGTGGGCAGGGTGGCATCGGCCTCGGCGCTAGGCTCCGCCGGCTCGGTGTGCCCACCATTATCATCGAGAAAAACGAAAAGCCCGGCGACTCTTGGCGCAACCGGTACAAGTCCCTGCACCTGCACGACCCCGTCTGGTACGACCACCTGCCATACCTGAAATTCCCGGACGACTGGCCCGTTTTCGCGGCCAAGGATAAGATCGGCGACTGGCTGGAGCACTACACCCGCATCATGGAGCTGAACTACTGGTCCAACACCGAATGCACCAACGTCCGCTACGACGAAGACGCCCAGGAATGGATCGTCCAAGTCATCCGCGACGGCAAACTGATCACGTTGCGTCCCAAACAGCTCGTCTTCGCCTTGGGCGTCTCCGGTTACCCCAACGTGCCAACGTTCGACGGTGCCGAGAGCTTCCTCGGGGAGCAGTACCACTCCTCCAAGCACCCGGGCGGCGGCGACTGGACAGGCAAGAAGGCCGTGGTGATCGGGTCCAACAACTCGGCCCACGACATCTGCGCCGACCTCTGGGAGCACGGCGCCGACGTCACCATGATCCAGCGCTCGTCCACCCACATCGCCCGCAGTGAGTCCCTCATGGATCTGGCCCTTGGAGACCTTTACTCGGAGAAGGCGCTGGCCAACGGTGTCACCACGGAGAAGGCCGACCTCCTGTTCGCCTCGCTGCCGTACCGGATCCTCCCGGAAGCCCAGATTCCGGTCTACCAGGAGATGGCAAAGCGGGACGCCGACTTCTACTCCCAGCTCGAAGCAGCGGGGTTCGAACTGGACTTCGGAGTGGATGGCTCGGGGCTGTTCCTTAAGTACCTGCGGCGCGGCTCCGGCTACTACATCGACGTTGGCGCCTCCCAACTGATCATCGACGGCCGCGTGAAACTCGCCAACGGTCAGGTCAGAAAGATCACTGGCAACGCTGTGGTGATGGACAACGGCACCGAGTTGGAAGCCGATGTAATCATCTACGCCACCGGCTACGGCTCCATGAACGGCTGGCTCGCGGACCTCGTCTCACCCGAGGTGGCGGACAGGGTAGGCAAGTGCTGGGGCTACGGTTCCGAAACCCCCAAGGACCCCGGGCCGTGGGAGGGAGAACTCCGCAACATGTGGAAGCCCACCAACGTGCCCAACCTCTGGATCCACGGCGGCAACCTGCACCAGAGCCGGCACTACTCCAACTACCTCGCCTTGCAGCTCAAGGCCCGGCTGGAGGGGCTGCCCACACCGGTGTTTGAGCTTCAGGCATCGCACCACACCCGCTGA
- a CDS encoding acetoin reductase: MTVQNKVALVTGAGQGIGRGIALRLARDGFHVAVADLDSQEEKCEAVVAEIRAIGSKAVFIAADVGRREDVVGAVETAAQQLDGFDVIVNNAGIAQIRPVVEITEEDLEQVFRINLNSVIWGIQAATAKFDELQHGGRIISAASIAAVKGFPILGAYSASKFAVRGITQAAAQELAPKGITVNAYAPGIVGTGMWELIDRELSKINGKPSGQNLKENVEAIALGRIETPEDVAKVVSFFASPDSDYVTGQTLIVDGGILYS, encoded by the coding sequence ATGACTGTTCAGAACAAAGTAGCCCTCGTCACAGGCGCCGGCCAAGGGATCGGCCGAGGTATAGCACTGAGACTGGCCCGGGACGGCTTCCACGTTGCCGTGGCGGATCTTGATTCCCAGGAGGAGAAGTGCGAGGCCGTCGTCGCCGAAATTAGAGCCATAGGGAGCAAGGCGGTCTTCATCGCCGCCGACGTCGGGCGGCGGGAAGATGTTGTGGGTGCAGTCGAGACAGCCGCCCAGCAGCTCGACGGCTTTGATGTCATCGTCAACAACGCGGGCATCGCCCAGATCCGGCCAGTAGTGGAGATCACCGAAGAGGACCTGGAGCAGGTCTTCCGGATCAATCTGAACTCCGTGATCTGGGGCATTCAGGCGGCCACTGCAAAGTTCGATGAACTTCAACACGGCGGCAGGATCATCTCAGCCGCTTCGATTGCGGCAGTGAAGGGCTTTCCGATTCTCGGAGCGTACTCGGCATCCAAGTTCGCGGTGCGGGGTATCACCCAGGCCGCAGCGCAGGAGCTGGCGCCGAAGGGCATCACCGTAAATGCCTATGCGCCGGGCATTGTGGGCACGGGAATGTGGGAGCTGATCGACCGGGAACTGAGCAAGATCAACGGCAAGCCGTCCGGCCAGAACCTGAAGGAGAATGTCGAAGCCATCGCCCTGGGCCGGATCGAGACGCCCGAGGACGTAGCGAAGGTAGTCTCCTTCTTCGCCAGCCCAGACTCGGACTATGTCACCGGACAAACGCTGATCGTAGACGGCGGCATCCTGTACAGCTGA
- a CDS encoding 2,3-butanediol dehydrogenase: protein MKAARFYARNDLRIDDIPEPEVRARTVKIQVAWCGICGTDLHEFLEGPIFVPSPGHPHPLSGEESPVTMGHEFSGTIVEVGGGVDELAVGDNVVVEPYFVCDECAPCKAGNYHLCTKMGFIGLSGGGGGLSEKIVVDTRWVHKIGDIPLDEAALIEPLSVAHHAVIRSGTKPGDVALIGGSGPIGLLTAAVLKSMGVTTIISELSAARKEKARSSGVADYVIDPSQEDVQTRVQEITNSVGADVAFECAGVNAVLDTLLNALKPAGVVVNVSIWGRPATVDMQKIVLKEIDLRGTIAYVRDHAEAIRLVQDGKVDLKPFITDRIALEDLVDKGFDTLIHHNDTAVKILVHP from the coding sequence ATGAAAGCAGCACGGTTTTACGCCCGCAATGACCTGCGGATCGACGATATTCCTGAGCCGGAGGTGCGGGCCCGGACAGTAAAAATCCAGGTTGCGTGGTGCGGCATCTGCGGAACCGACCTCCATGAGTTTCTGGAAGGCCCCATCTTTGTCCCATCACCCGGACACCCCCATCCCCTCTCCGGAGAAGAATCCCCGGTCACCATGGGCCATGAATTTTCAGGGACGATTGTTGAGGTCGGGGGAGGTGTTGACGAACTTGCGGTCGGCGACAATGTCGTCGTCGAGCCCTATTTCGTATGCGACGAGTGTGCACCCTGTAAGGCAGGCAACTATCACCTGTGCACAAAGATGGGCTTCATCGGCTTGTCCGGCGGGGGCGGCGGTCTCAGCGAGAAAATTGTTGTGGATACCAGGTGGGTCCATAAAATCGGTGACATTCCGCTGGATGAGGCCGCACTGATCGAGCCGCTGTCGGTTGCCCATCACGCGGTGATCCGCAGCGGCACCAAGCCAGGCGACGTCGCGCTGATCGGCGGTTCCGGACCCATCGGGCTGCTGACCGCTGCTGTTTTGAAAAGTATGGGTGTCACCACCATCATCAGCGAGCTCAGCGCGGCCCGCAAGGAAAAGGCGCGCTCCAGCGGGGTCGCGGATTACGTGATCGATCCGAGTCAGGAAGACGTCCAGACACGGGTACAGGAAATCACGAATAGTGTCGGCGCAGATGTGGCCTTCGAATGTGCGGGCGTCAATGCAGTGTTGGATACCTTACTTAATGCTCTAAAGCCTGCCGGCGTGGTGGTGAATGTGTCCATCTGGGGCCGTCCGGCGACGGTTGATATGCAGAAAATCGTGCTGAAGGAGATCGATCTGCGGGGCACAATCGCCTACGTGCGCGACCACGCGGAGGCGATCAGGCTGGTCCAAGACGGCAAAGTGGACCTGAAGCCATTCATCACCGACAGGATCGCGCTGGAAGACCTTGTGGACAAGGGGTTCGATACCTTGATCCACCACAATGACACCGCGGTGAAAATTCTGGTCCACCCGTAG
- a CDS encoding Re/Si-specific NAD(P)(+) transhydrogenase subunit alpha gives MTRIGIVAELGRETRVAATPVTVKQLLGLGYEVVVEKGAGESASFRDEAYAEAGALIVGADEAWGSEVVLRINPPTEDEIARLTEGATLIGSLSPGLRPELVEALASRPVTALALDAVPRISRAQSMDVLSSMANIAGYRAVIEAAHEFGRFFTGQVTAAGKVPPAKVLVAGAGVAGLAAIGAASSLGAIVRATDPRPEVADQVKSIGGTYLKVEVAEEMKSSDGYAKATSEAYNARAAEIYSEQAADVDIIITTALIPGRPAPKLLTAEDVAGMKAGSVIVDMAAGQGGNVEGSVAGERIVTDNGVVILGYTDLPARLPAQASQLYGTNMVNLLKLLTPDKDGQLRIDFDDVVQRSVTVVRDGEKTWPPPPVQVSAAPAAKAQATAAETTAPKKKQGLGTAGKAGLFAAGIAALFLVNAVAPAPLPQHFTVLMLSIVVGFYVIGKVHHALHTPLMSVTNAISGIIVVGALLQVTSDNLVMQILAAVAVLLASINIFGGFAVTRRMLAMFSAGKARS, from the coding sequence GTGACACGTATTGGCATTGTGGCCGAGTTGGGTCGTGAGACGAGGGTGGCGGCGACGCCTGTCACCGTGAAGCAGTTGCTGGGGTTGGGCTACGAGGTTGTGGTCGAGAAGGGTGCGGGGGAGTCCGCGTCGTTCCGTGATGAGGCTTATGCCGAAGCGGGTGCCTTGATTGTGGGTGCCGATGAGGCGTGGGGCAGCGAGGTGGTGTTGCGGATTAATCCGCCCACTGAGGATGAGATTGCTCGTCTGACCGAGGGGGCGACGTTGATCGGGTCGTTGAGCCCTGGTTTGCGGCCTGAGTTGGTGGAGGCTCTGGCTTCGCGTCCGGTCACTGCGTTGGCGTTGGATGCGGTGCCGCGGATCTCGCGGGCGCAGTCGATGGATGTGCTCAGTTCGATGGCGAACATTGCCGGGTACCGTGCCGTTATCGAGGCGGCGCACGAGTTCGGCCGGTTTTTCACGGGTCAGGTGACGGCGGCGGGCAAAGTCCCGCCGGCGAAGGTCCTCGTCGCTGGTGCCGGTGTTGCCGGGTTGGCGGCGATCGGCGCTGCGTCCAGCCTGGGCGCGATTGTGCGGGCGACGGATCCGCGGCCGGAGGTCGCCGACCAGGTGAAATCCATCGGCGGTACCTACCTCAAGGTCGAGGTCGCCGAAGAGATGAAGTCCTCCGATGGATACGCGAAGGCGACGTCCGAGGCGTACAACGCCCGGGCCGCGGAAATTTACTCCGAGCAGGCAGCGGATGTGGATATCATCATCACCACGGCCCTGATCCCGGGGCGTCCGGCGCCGAAGCTCCTCACGGCTGAGGATGTGGCCGGTATGAAGGCTGGCAGCGTCATCGTGGACATGGCCGCGGGTCAGGGCGGGAACGTTGAAGGCTCCGTCGCCGGCGAACGCATCGTCACGGACAACGGGGTGGTGATCCTGGGCTACACGGATCTTCCGGCCCGTTTGCCGGCCCAGGCGTCCCAGCTGTACGGGACGAACATGGTGAACCTGCTCAAGCTCCTGACGCCGGATAAGGACGGTCAGCTGCGGATCGATTTTGATGACGTGGTGCAGCGCTCGGTGACGGTGGTACGCGACGGTGAGAAGACCTGGCCGCCGCCACCGGTCCAGGTCTCCGCCGCCCCGGCGGCCAAGGCCCAGGCCACGGCTGCCGAAACCACCGCCCCGAAGAAGAAGCAAGGCCTCGGTACCGCCGGTAAAGCGGGCTTGTTTGCCGCCGGCATCGCGGCGTTGTTCCTGGTGAACGCGGTGGCTCCGGCGCCGCTGCCCCAGCACTTTACGGTCCTGATGCTCTCGATCGTGGTCGGCTTCTACGTCATCGGGAAAGTGCACCACGCCCTGCACACGCCGCTGATGTCCGTCACGAACGCGATCTCGGGGATCATCGTCGTCGGTGCCCTCCTGCAGGTCACCTCGGACAACCTGGTCATGCAGATCCTTGCCGCCGTCGCGGTTCTGCTGGCCAGCATTAACATTTTCGGCGGCTTCGCCGTCACCCGGCGCATGCTCGCCATGTTCTCGGCCGGGAAGGCACGTTCATGA
- the pntB gene encoding Re/Si-specific NAD(P)(+) transhydrogenase subunit beta, which yields MSAATEAAGILSRSLTVSDTVSGPLTADSIAGAAYVVAALLFILSLAGLSKHEKARAGVIYGITGMIIALAATIWLTLQGAWGSGAGLTGVGLLVAAVAVGGAIGLWRARVVEMTGMPELIALLHSFVGLAAVLVGWNGHLEAPDLSPDLTAIHHAEVFIGVFIGAVTFTGSIVAFLKLSARMKSSPLMLPGKNAINLGALAAFIALTVWYVNDSQLWLLIVVTALALALGWHLVASIGGGDMPVVVSMLNSYSGWAAAAAGFLLNNDLLIITGALVGSSGAYLSYIMCKAMNRSFISVIAGGFGIAAPAAADAEYGEHREITAQATAEMLTNASSVVITPGYGMAVAQAQYPVAELAHQLRERGVNVRFGIHPVAGRLPGHMNVLLAEAKVPYDIVLEMDEINEDLGGTSVVLVIGANDTVNPSAAEDPGSPIAGMPVLRVWEAENVIVFKRSMAAGYAGVQNPLFFRDNSQMLFGDAKQRVEDILKAFSDTAPYQRNLSSRPARW from the coding sequence ATGAGCGCGGCCACTGAAGCAGCAGGAATTCTATCGAGGAGCCTTACCGTGTCTGACACCGTCTCCGGTCCGTTGACCGCCGACTCCATCGCGGGGGCGGCCTACGTCGTCGCTGCCCTGCTGTTCATCCTCAGCCTCGCCGGGCTGAGCAAGCACGAGAAAGCCCGTGCCGGGGTCATCTACGGCATCACCGGGATGATCATCGCCCTGGCCGCGACGATCTGGCTGACCCTGCAGGGCGCCTGGGGCAGCGGCGCCGGCCTCACCGGCGTGGGCCTGCTCGTCGCCGCTGTGGCCGTCGGCGGTGCCATCGGGCTCTGGCGCGCCCGCGTCGTCGAAATGACCGGCATGCCCGAACTGATCGCCCTGCTGCACAGCTTCGTGGGCCTCGCCGCGGTACTCGTCGGCTGGAACGGGCACCTCGAAGCCCCGGACCTATCCCCGGACCTGACAGCGATCCACCACGCCGAGGTGTTCATCGGCGTGTTCATCGGCGCGGTGACCTTCACCGGCTCGATCGTGGCGTTCCTGAAACTCTCCGCCCGGATGAAGTCCTCACCGCTGATGCTGCCGGGCAAGAACGCGATCAACCTCGGCGCCCTCGCCGCGTTCATCGCCCTGACCGTTTGGTACGTCAACGATTCCCAGCTCTGGCTGCTCATCGTCGTGACAGCCCTTGCCCTGGCGCTGGGCTGGCACCTGGTCGCCTCCATCGGAGGCGGCGACATGCCCGTGGTCGTGTCCATGCTCAATAGCTACTCCGGCTGGGCCGCGGCCGCGGCCGGTTTCCTGCTGAACAATGACCTGCTCATCATCACCGGTGCCCTCGTCGGCTCCTCCGGTGCGTACCTGTCCTACATCATGTGCAAGGCCATGAACCGGTCCTTCATCTCCGTGATCGCCGGCGGCTTCGGCATCGCCGCCCCGGCCGCGGCGGACGCAGAGTACGGCGAGCACCGCGAAATCACCGCCCAGGCCACCGCTGAAATGCTGACCAACGCCTCGTCCGTGGTCATCACCCCCGGCTACGGCATGGCCGTGGCCCAGGCCCAATACCCCGTCGCGGAACTCGCACACCAGCTCCGAGAGAGGGGCGTGAATGTCAGGTTCGGCATCCACCCGGTCGCCGGGCGCCTGCCCGGGCACATGAACGTTCTCCTCGCCGAAGCCAAAGTCCCCTATGACATCGTCCTGGAAATGGATGAAATCAACGAAGACCTCGGCGGCACCTCCGTGGTCCTGGTCATCGGCGCTAACGACACCGTCAACCCCTCCGCGGCCGAGGACCCGGGCAGCCCCATTGCCGGGATGCCTGTCCTGCGGGTCTGGGAAGCCGAGAACGTCATCGTGTTCAAACGCTCCATGGCCGCAGGCTACGCTGGCGTCCAAAACCCACTGTTCTTCCGCGACAACTCCCAAATGCTCTTCGGCGACGCCAAACAACGCGTCGAAGACATCCTCAAAGCGTTCTCAGACACGGCCCCTTACCAGAGGAACCTTTCCTCACGTCCCGCTCGCTGGTAG
- a CDS encoding adenylate kinase, which translates to MKRMLLMGPPGSGKGTQAERISSQLGIVAISTGDIFRENVRSRTKLGTEAKQYIDRGDFVPDSITNNMVCDRLAQVDVADGFLLDGYPRTVTQAQFLDHVLADKGQQLDCVLQLTADSEELVTRLLKRATVDGRTDDTEKVIRRRLDLYQHETEAVVWHYEELGLLTRVNGTGPVEEITRLILPA; encoded by the coding sequence ATGAAGAGAATGCTGCTCATGGGCCCTCCCGGTTCTGGCAAAGGCACCCAGGCAGAGCGTATTTCATCGCAACTCGGTATTGTCGCCATCTCTACCGGGGACATCTTCCGCGAGAATGTCCGTAGCCGTACGAAGCTAGGCACTGAGGCCAAGCAATACATAGACAGGGGCGACTTCGTTCCGGACAGCATCACCAACAACATGGTTTGTGATCGGCTCGCGCAAGTTGATGTCGCCGACGGCTTCCTTTTGGACGGCTATCCCCGCACAGTCACTCAGGCGCAGTTCCTCGATCACGTCCTCGCCGACAAGGGCCAGCAGTTGGACTGTGTCCTGCAGCTGACGGCCGACAGCGAGGAACTTGTCACGCGGCTACTCAAGCGCGCAACGGTGGACGGCCGCACGGACGATACTGAAAAGGTCATCCGCCGCCGGTTGGACCTCTATCAGCATGAGACCGAGGCCGTCGTGTGGCACTACGAAGAGCTGGGCCTCCTCACCCGGGTCAATGGCACCGGACCAGTCGAAGAGATTACGAGGCTCATTCTCCCTGCTTGA
- the acs gene encoding acetate--CoA ligase — MSTDIAAMSSGSYVEQGDALENLLHETRAFAPTPEFAADAVVTAADYEEADANRPGFWAKKARELLTWNKDFTQALDWSNPPFAKWFVGGEVNAAYNALDRHVENGLGDRVAIYFEGEPGDTRTYTYAQLTDEVKKAANAFESLGVSKGDRVAVYLPMIPEAVITLLACARIGAVHSVVFGGFSADALRSRIEDAEAKLVVTADGTYRRGKPSALKPAVDQALSADGHSVQNVVVVKRNGQDVDWHEGRDHWWADTVEAASTRHTAVGHDSEHPLFILYTSGTTGKPKGILHTTGGYLTQTAYTHKAVFDLHPATDVYWCTADVGWVTGHSYVAYAPLINGATQVMYEGTPDSPHQGRWWEIVEKYKVSILYTAPTAIRTFMKWGREIPDKYDLSSIRVLGSVGESINPEAWMWYREVIGANAGKNGERKDHPAPIVDTWWQTETGAQMIAPLPGVTATKPGSAQTPLPGIAVDVVDEMGESVPNGHGGFLVIREPWPAMLRGIWGDPQRFKDTYWSRFENMYFAGDGAKKDDDGDIWLLGRVDDVMNVSGHRLSTTEIESALVSHPSVAEAAVVGAADETTGQAVVAFVILRGDAVDSGDTIVQELRNHVGKEIGPIAKPKTILVVPELPKTRSGKIMRRLLKDVAEGRDPGDATTLSDNTVMAQIAKSLTK; from the coding sequence ATGTCCACGGATATTGCCGCAATGTCATCGGGAAGCTATGTTGAGCAGGGCGACGCGCTGGAAAACCTGCTGCACGAGACGCGGGCTTTCGCGCCCACTCCGGAATTCGCTGCTGACGCCGTTGTCACGGCTGCGGATTATGAAGAGGCCGACGCCAACCGGCCGGGTTTTTGGGCTAAGAAGGCGCGGGAGCTGCTCACCTGGAACAAGGACTTCACGCAGGCGCTGGACTGGTCCAACCCGCCGTTCGCGAAGTGGTTTGTGGGCGGGGAGGTCAACGCCGCGTACAACGCGCTGGACCGTCACGTGGAGAACGGCCTCGGGGACCGGGTGGCCATCTACTTTGAGGGCGAACCCGGCGACACCCGCACGTACACGTACGCCCAGCTCACCGACGAGGTCAAGAAAGCCGCGAACGCCTTCGAGTCCCTCGGCGTTTCCAAGGGTGACCGGGTGGCGGTGTACCTGCCGATGATCCCCGAGGCTGTCATTACGCTCCTGGCTTGTGCCCGGATCGGTGCCGTGCATTCGGTGGTGTTCGGTGGTTTCTCCGCTGACGCGCTGCGGTCCCGGATCGAGGACGCCGAAGCCAAGCTGGTGGTCACGGCCGACGGCACGTACCGCCGCGGCAAGCCCAGCGCACTGAAGCCCGCGGTGGACCAGGCGCTGTCCGCCGATGGCCACAGCGTGCAGAACGTGGTGGTGGTCAAACGCAACGGCCAGGACGTGGACTGGCACGAGGGCCGGGACCACTGGTGGGCTGACACCGTGGAGGCCGCTTCAACCCGGCACACCGCCGTCGGCCATGACTCCGAGCATCCGCTGTTCATCCTCTACACCTCCGGCACCACCGGCAAGCCAAAGGGCATCCTGCACACCACCGGCGGGTACCTCACCCAGACCGCGTACACCCACAAGGCAGTCTTCGATCTGCACCCGGCAACTGACGTGTACTGGTGCACGGCCGACGTCGGCTGGGTCACCGGCCACTCCTACGTCGCCTATGCGCCCCTGATCAACGGCGCCACCCAGGTCATGTACGAAGGCACCCCCGATTCCCCGCACCAGGGCCGCTGGTGGGAGATCGTGGAGAAGTACAAGGTCTCCATCCTGTACACCGCCCCGACCGCCATCCGGACGTTCATGAAATGGGGACGGGAGATCCCGGACAAGTACGATCTGTCCTCCATCCGGGTGCTGGGCTCGGTAGGCGAATCCATCAACCCCGAAGCGTGGATGTGGTACCGCGAGGTCATCGGCGCAAACGCCGGCAAGAACGGCGAACGCAAGGACCATCCTGCCCCGATCGTGGACACCTGGTGGCAGACAGAGACCGGCGCGCAAATGATCGCTCCGCTGCCCGGCGTCACCGCCACCAAGCCAGGCTCAGCGCAAACACCGCTGCCCGGCATCGCCGTGGACGTCGTCGACGAGATGGGCGAGTCCGTGCCCAACGGGCACGGCGGATTCCTGGTCATCCGCGAGCCGTGGCCGGCCATGCTCCGCGGCATCTGGGGTGACCCCCAGCGCTTCAAGGACACCTACTGGTCACGCTTTGAAAACATGTACTTCGCCGGCGACGGAGCCAAAAAAGACGACGACGGCGACATCTGGCTCCTGGGCCGGGTGGATGACGTGATGAACGTGTCCGGCCACCGGCTCTCCACCACCGAAATCGAGTCAGCACTGGTCTCCCACCCCTCCGTGGCCGAGGCAGCCGTCGTCGGGGCCGCGGACGAAACCACCGGCCAGGCCGTCGTCGCGTTCGTCATCCTCCGCGGGGACGCGGTGGACTCCGGCGACACGATCGTGCAGGAACTCCGGAACCACGTGGGCAAGGAAATCGGCCCCATCGCCAAACCCAAAACCATCCTCGTGGTCCCCGAACTGCCCAAAACCCGCTCCGGCAAAATCATGCGACGCCTCCTCAAAGACGTCGCAGAAGGCCGCGACCCAGGAGACGCCACCACCCTCTCCGACAACACCGTCATGGCCCAGATCGCCAAATCGCTCACGAAGTAG
- a CDS encoding aldehyde dehydrogenase family protein, whose translation MTVYAQPGTEGSKVTFKDRYENWIGGEWVAPVKGQYFENITPVTGKAFCEVARGTAEDIELALDAAHKIAPSWGKTSVAERAAILNKIADRIDENLEMLAVAESWDNGKPIRETLNADIPLAADHFRYFASAVRAQEGRLSQLDEDTTAYHYHEPLGVVGQIIPWNFPILMAVWKLAPALAAGNAVVLKPAEQTPSSILVLMELIGDLLPAGVLNVVNGFGVEAGKPLASSPRIRKIAFTGETTTGRLISQYASQNLIPVTLELGGKSPNIFFNDVADSNDAFYDKAQEGFALFAFNQGEVCTCPSRALVQEDIYESFMADAVARVEKMIQGNPLDTETQVGAQASNDQLEKILSYIDIGKQEGAKLLTGGARAELPGDLAGGFYVQPTVFEGHNKMRIFQEEIFGPVVSVAKFSDYNDAMGIANDTLYGLGAGVWSRNGNVAYRAGREIQAGRVWVNNYHAYPAGAAFGGYKSSGIGRENHSMMLDHYQQTKNLLVSYNENKLGFF comes from the coding sequence ATGACTGTTTATGCACAGCCCGGTACCGAGGGCTCAAAGGTCACTTTCAAGGACCGGTACGAGAACTGGATCGGCGGCGAATGGGTTGCCCCGGTCAAGGGCCAGTACTTCGAGAACATCACCCCTGTCACGGGCAAGGCCTTTTGCGAGGTGGCCCGCGGTACGGCAGAGGACATCGAGCTGGCCCTGGATGCCGCCCACAAGATCGCGCCGTCCTGGGGAAAGACCTCGGTGGCAGAGCGCGCCGCCATCCTGAACAAGATTGCCGATCGGATCGATGAGAACCTCGAGATGCTGGCCGTGGCCGAATCCTGGGACAACGGTAAGCCCATCCGCGAGACCCTGAACGCGGACATCCCGCTTGCGGCTGACCACTTCCGCTACTTCGCCTCGGCCGTCCGCGCCCAGGAAGGCCGGCTGTCCCAGCTCGACGAGGACACCACGGCCTACCACTACCACGAGCCCCTCGGCGTCGTTGGCCAAATTATCCCCTGGAACTTCCCCATCCTGATGGCCGTCTGGAAGCTCGCCCCGGCCCTCGCGGCGGGCAACGCCGTGGTCCTCAAGCCGGCCGAGCAGACGCCGTCGTCCATTCTGGTCCTGATGGAGCTCATCGGCGACCTTCTTCCGGCCGGTGTCCTCAACGTGGTCAACGGCTTTGGTGTGGAGGCCGGCAAGCCGCTGGCATCCAGCCCGCGGATCCGCAAGATCGCCTTCACCGGCGAGACCACCACCGGTCGGCTGATCAGCCAGTACGCCAGCCAGAACCTGATTCCGGTCACCCTGGAGCTTGGCGGCAAGAGCCCCAACATCTTCTTCAACGACGTGGCCGACTCCAACGACGCGTTCTACGACAAGGCCCAGGAGGGCTTCGCGCTGTTTGCCTTCAACCAGGGCGAAGTCTGCACCTGCCCGTCCCGTGCCCTGGTCCAGGAGGACATTTACGAGTCCTTTATGGCGGACGCTGTTGCCCGGGTGGAGAAGATGATCCAGGGGAACCCGCTGGACACCGAAACCCAGGTGGGTGCCCAGGCCTCGAACGACCAGCTGGAAAAGATCCTCTCCTACATCGATATCGGCAAGCAGGAAGGCGCCAAGCTGCTGACCGGCGGTGCACGGGCGGAGCTCCCCGGCGACCTGGCAGGCGGCTTTTACGTCCAGCCCACCGTGTTCGAGGGCCACAACAAAATGCGGATCTTCCAGGAGGAAATCTTCGGCCCAGTTGTTTCGGTGGCAAAGTTCAGCGACTACAACGACGCCATGGGCATCGCCAACGACACCCTCTATGGCCTCGGCGCCGGGGTCTGGTCCCGAAACGGCAATGTGGCCTACCGCGCCGGCCGTGAAATCCAGGCCGGCCGCGTCTGGGTCAACAACTACCACGCCTACCCCGCCGGCGCCGCGTTTGGCGGCTACAAGTCCTCAGGCATCGGGCGGGAGAACCACTCCATGATGCTGGACCACTACCAGCAGACCAAGAACCTGCTGGTCAGCTACAACGAAAACAAGCTGGGCTTCTTCTAG